The Phaenicophaeus curvirostris isolate KB17595 chromosome 27, BPBGC_Pcur_1.0, whole genome shotgun sequence genome has a segment encoding these proteins:
- the CDS2 gene encoding phosphatidate cytidylyltransferase 2, translating to MGEVRQRLGRAPGPEPGEKELESENKLDGETASDSESKSEFGGSPPVATSDDTPEVLNRALSNLSSRWKNWWVRGILTLAMITFFFIIIYLGPMVLMTIVMCVQIKCFHEIITIGYNVYHSYDLPWFRTLSWYFLLCVNYFFYGETVTDYFFTLVQREEPLRILSKYHRFISFALYLTGFCMFVLSLVKKHYRLQFYMFGWTHVTLLIIVTQSHLIIHNLFEGMIWFIVPISCVICNDIMAYMFGFFFGRTPLIKLSPKKTWEGFIGGFFATVLFGLLLSYVMSGYRCFTCPVEFNNDTNSFTVDCEPSELFQLQEYNIPLVLQSVVGWKTVRMYPFQIHSIALSTFASLIGPFGGFFASGFKRAFKIKDFANTIPGHGGIMDRFDCQYLMATFVNVYIASFIRGPNPSKLIQQFLTLRPDQQLHIFNTLKAHLVDKGLLGSLEDA from the exons GAGCTGGAGTCTGAGAACAAGCTAGATGGAGAGACAGCATCAGACAGCGAAAGCAAATCGGAATTTGGAGGGTCTCCCCCCGTGGCAACATCGGATGACACTCCAGAGGTCCTGAACAGAGCTCTCTCCAACCTGTCCTCAAG ATGGAAGAACTGGTGGGTAAGAGGCATCCTCACGCTGGCGATGATCACCTTCTTCTTCATCATCATCTACTTGGGACCCATGGTCTTAATGACAATT GTGATGTGTGTCCAAATCAAATGTTTCCACGAGATCATCACCATAGGCTATAACGTGTACCACTCGTACGACCTGCCCTGGTTCCGGACGCTCAGCTG GTACTTTCTGCTCTGTGTAAACTACTTTTTCTATGGCGAGACGGTGACGGATTATTTCTTCACCCTGGTTCAGAGAGAGGAGCCCCTGAGAATTCTCAGCAAATATCACCGCTTCATCTCTTTCGCCCTGTACTTAACAG GTTTCTGCATGTTTGTCCTGAGCCTGGTGAAGAAACACTATCGCCTCCAGTTCTACATG TTTGGATGGACCCACGTGACGTTGCTAATTATTGTTACCCAGTCGCACCTCATCATTCACAACCTGTTTGAAGGAATGATCTG GTTCATTGTCCCGATTTCCTGTGTGATCTGCAATGACATCATGGCGTACATGTTCGGGTTCTTCTTCGGCCGCACTCCACTCATCAAG CTCTCCCCAAAGAAGACCTGGGAGGGGTTTATTGGAGGATTCTTTGCTACTGTTTTGTTTGGATTGCTG CTGTCCTACGTGATGTCTGGGTACCGGTGCTTCACCTGCCCAGTGGAGTTCAACAATGACACCAACAGCTTCACCGTGGACTGTGAGCCGTCTGAGCTGTTCCAGCTGCAGGAGTACAACATCCCCTTGGTGCTGCAGTCTGTGGTGGGCTGG aagacAGTCCGGATGTACCCCTTCCAAATCCACAGCATCGCGCtctctacttttgcctccctcaTTGGGCCGTTTGGAGGCTTCTTTGCTAGTGGATTTAAGAGAGCCTTCAAAATCAAG GACTTTGCCAACACGATCCCAGGGCATGGAGGCATCATGGACCGCTTTGACTGTCAGTACCTGATGGCTACCTTTGTTAATGTGTACATCGCAAGCTTTATCAG aggcCCCAACCCAAGCAAACTGATCCAGCAGTTCTTAACCCTGCGGCCAGACCAGCAGCTCCACATCTTCAACACACTCAAAGCACACCTGGTTGACAAAGGTTTGTTAGGGAGTCTGGAGGATGCATAG